A window of Sphingorhabdus lacus contains these coding sequences:
- a CDS encoding S66 peptidase family protein — protein sequence MEASRRQIMAGLAAMLSAPPVMAMQTNARGAPVHRKPARLKKGDTVGLIEPASASDEPFQIQLVEEAITAMGLVPKRAPHILDRYGYLAGRDKDRASDINAMFVDKDVKAIFAVRGGWGSARLLPYLDWDVIRANPKLLTGFSDITALHMAIAAKAGFTTLHGPNAGSAWGKASWDAFYPIAFDGATPTLVNPEGGEDRLTQRRWRTQTITAGKAKGRLLGGNLTVLSALSGSSYLPDFNGAILFLEDVDEAEYRIDRMLTQLGLAGVLKNLAGAVFGQCTNCTGSSSGVYGGFTLNDVLRQHLGSLGVPVYTGAWFGHITDQFTLAQGVMTEIDADAGTLRMLEPAVA from the coding sequence ATGGAAGCTTCACGGCGACAGATCATGGCGGGGCTGGCGGCAATGCTGTCGGCCCCACCCGTTATGGCGATGCAGACGAACGCCCGTGGCGCGCCTGTCCATCGCAAGCCTGCCCGCCTGAAAAAGGGCGATACGGTAGGGCTTATCGAACCCGCCTCTGCCAGCGACGAGCCATTCCAGATCCAGTTGGTCGAAGAAGCTATTACGGCGATGGGACTGGTTCCCAAACGCGCGCCGCACATATTGGATCGTTATGGCTATCTGGCGGGACGGGATAAAGACCGGGCGTCCGATATCAATGCGATGTTCGTCGACAAGGATGTGAAAGCCATTTTCGCAGTCCGCGGCGGTTGGGGAAGTGCACGGCTGCTGCCCTATCTGGACTGGGATGTCATTCGCGCAAACCCTAAATTGCTCACTGGCTTCAGCGATATTACGGCTCTGCACATGGCTATTGCCGCAAAAGCTGGCTTTACGACATTGCATGGTCCGAACGCGGGAAGTGCGTGGGGCAAGGCTTCATGGGATGCCTTTTACCCCATAGCCTTTGACGGCGCGACGCCTACCTTGGTCAATCCCGAGGGTGGGGAAGACCGATTGACGCAGCGTCGGTGGCGGACACAGACGATTACCGCAGGTAAGGCAAAGGGCCGTCTGTTGGGCGGCAATTTGACCGTCCTCTCGGCATTGTCTGGCAGCAGCTATCTGCCCGATTTCAATGGGGCGATCCTCTTCCTCGAAGATGTGGATGAAGCCGAATACCGGATTGACCGCATGCTCACCCAATTGGGGCTTGCGGGTGTTCTCAAAAATCTGGCGGGTGCGGTATTTGGCCAATGCACCAATTGTACAGGCAGCAGCAGCGGTGTGTATGGCGGCTTCACGCTGAACGATGTCCTCCGCCAGCATCTGGGGTCACTGGGTGTCCCCGTTTATACCGGCGCGTGGTTCGGCCATATCACCGACCAATTTACACTGGCGCAGGGCGTGATGACCGAAATCGACGCCGACGCAGGAACGCTGCGGATGCTGGAGCCGGCCGTCGCCTAA
- the pth gene encoding aminoacyl-tRNA hydrolase, with protein sequence MQLWVGLGNPGPTYAMHRHNIGFMAIDALAEIHDLPLPAKKFQGWVQELRLGSEKIILLKPATFMNESGRSIRAAMDFYKLEPKDVTVFYDELDLAPFKVKVKTGGGAAGHNGIRSTIDHIGAEFRRVRLGIGHPGHKDRVTGYVLGNFHKSEIDDLADLLGALSAEADWLAKGDDVRFMNDVALRLQD encoded by the coding sequence ATGCAGCTTTGGGTAGGCCTTGGTAATCCCGGACCCACCTATGCCATGCACCGGCATAATATCGGCTTCATGGCGATTGATGCCCTGGCCGAAATCCACGACCTGCCATTGCCTGCCAAGAAATTTCAGGGCTGGGTGCAGGAGTTGCGGCTTGGCTCCGAAAAGATCATATTGCTGAAACCCGCCACGTTCATGAACGAAAGCGGCCGCAGCATCCGTGCCGCCATGGATTTTTATAAGCTGGAGCCAAAGGACGTCACCGTCTTTTACGACGAACTCGATCTCGCCCCTTTCAAGGTAAAGGTAAAGACCGGCGGCGGTGCCGCTGGCCATAATGGCATAAGATCCACCATTGATCATATCGGCGCTGAATTCCGACGTGTGCGGTTGGGCATTGGCCATCCGGGACACAAGGACCGGGTCACGGGCTATGTGCTCGGCAATTTCCATAAGAGTGAAATCGATGATCTGGCGGACCTCCTCGGTGCCCTTTCCGCCGAAGCGGATTGGCTCGCAAAAGGCGACGATGTGCGCTTTATGAACGACGTGGCCTTGCGGCTACAGGATTAA
- a CDS encoding helix-turn-helix transcriptional regulator yields the protein MKNQLKILRAMRDWSQAELGEQLDVSRQAVNAIETGKYDPSLPLAFKIARLFGRPIEEIFDDEFNGGTDAGQ from the coding sequence ATGAAAAACCAGCTTAAGATTTTGCGTGCCATGCGTGACTGGAGTCAGGCCGAGTTGGGCGAACAACTGGACGTATCGAGGCAGGCGGTGAACGCGATTGAAACGGGCAAATATGACCCGTCGCTTCCGCTGGCGTTCAAAATTGCCCGCCTGTTCGGGCGCCCGATTGAGGAGATTTTCGATGACGAATTTAACGGAGGCACCGATGCCGGACAGTGA
- a CDS encoding CPBP family intramembrane glutamic endopeptidase → MDSTEVSPLPEERPSKIGFRKKLLQFVLGILPSLGWIVLYFVLQLLCTAVLIAAGVGGGSLAGAANGDTKGVAVLWGLVVSAIIQIGLIVFYLRKDDRYHRIGLDSFGNMSFAQTASLAFVLILTAMIANFIYATYVIPGIGMQADMAKMLAEIPRTPLNISLGFFAIAVAAPIVEELLFRGLLQNALARFIPIWAAILLASFVFAAVHGQPYAIPGLMSLSIAFGYLYHRTGSLRTNIILHMLNNSAALLLTQSMV, encoded by the coding sequence ATGGACAGCACTGAAGTTTCACCACTGCCCGAAGAGCGTCCGTCAAAGATCGGTTTTCGTAAGAAATTGCTGCAATTTGTGCTCGGCATATTGCCGAGCCTTGGCTGGATTGTACTTTACTTCGTGCTACAGTTACTGTGCACGGCGGTTCTTATAGCGGCTGGTGTAGGCGGAGGCAGTTTGGCAGGCGCAGCGAATGGCGACACGAAAGGCGTTGCCGTTCTTTGGGGTCTGGTTGTTTCGGCGATTATTCAGATCGGACTGATTGTCTTCTACCTGAGAAAAGACGACCGTTATCACCGGATCGGGCTCGACAGTTTCGGGAACATGTCCTTTGCCCAGACCGCAAGTCTGGCATTCGTGCTGATTTTGACCGCCATGATCGCCAATTTCATATACGCGACCTACGTCATCCCCGGTATCGGGATGCAGGCGGACATGGCAAAAATGCTGGCTGAAATTCCGCGCACTCCGCTGAATATTTCTTTGGGATTCTTTGCGATCGCCGTGGCCGCACCGATAGTGGAGGAGCTTCTGTTTCGTGGATTGTTGCAGAATGCGCTCGCACGCTTCATTCCCATCTGGGCGGCAATCCTGCTAGCTTCGTTCGTATTCGCCGCAGTCCATGGGCAACCTTATGCCATCCCGGGCCTGATGTCGCTCAGCATTGCCTTCGGGTATCTGTATCACCGCACAGGTTCCCTACGCACCAACATAATATTGCATATGCTGAACAATTCCGCCGCACTGCTTTTAACCCAATCGATGGTTTAG
- a CDS encoding RrF2 family transcriptional regulator, with translation MLSQKTRYAIRAMQHLADHYGKGPVQLADIAEVQKIPPKFLTVILSELARSGLVASQRGKDGGYWLGVPPIDISYGDLIRIMRGSLALVPCASRYAHETCQNCVEEENCRTRALMLQVRDKTAHLLDSINLSDNVEADAYLLAAE, from the coding sequence ATGCTGTCGCAGAAAACCCGATACGCCATTCGCGCCATGCAACACCTTGCTGATCATTACGGCAAAGGACCTGTGCAACTGGCCGATATTGCCGAGGTGCAAAAGATCCCGCCTAAATTCCTGACCGTCATATTGTCGGAATTGGCGCGGTCAGGACTGGTCGCTTCACAAAGAGGCAAAGATGGCGGTTACTGGCTTGGCGTCCCGCCGATTGACATCAGCTATGGGGACCTCATCCGCATCATGCGCGGGTCCTTGGCACTTGTGCCATGCGCCAGTCGCTACGCACATGAAACCTGCCAAAACTGTGTTGAAGAAGAAAATTGCCGCACGCGCGCGCTAATGCTTCAGGTCCGCGACAAGACAGCGCACCTGCTCGATTCGATCAATCTGTCCGACAATGTCGAAGCGGACGCCTATTTGCTGGCTGCAGAGTAA
- a CDS encoding sulfite exporter TauE/SafE family protein, translated as MLDFILNLDWGAIWPYIAVGFAAQLVDGALGMAFGVICSTLLVSVMGVAPARASAGVHFVEMFTTGASGISHILHKNVDWKLFSRIAIPGVIGGCTGAYLLASIHTEAARPLVMLYLTVIGFYLFYKALTFSQEHKTRDPKVTVPLGLIGGFLDASGGGGWGPVVTSNLLIQGTDPRKTIGTVNTAEFCLTFAISMTFIMTIGLQAFTVVTGGLLIGGLLAAPLGAYVAKRIEPRRLLFAVSIVLIATSMFSLYKALS; from the coding sequence ATGCTCGACTTCATTCTTAACCTCGATTGGGGTGCCATATGGCCCTATATAGCGGTTGGATTTGCAGCGCAGCTTGTTGACGGCGCTCTTGGCATGGCATTTGGCGTTATTTGCAGCACCTTGCTGGTCAGCGTCATGGGCGTCGCACCTGCGCGTGCGTCGGCAGGGGTCCATTTCGTGGAAATGTTCACCACAGGCGCGTCGGGGATCAGTCATATCTTGCACAAGAATGTGGACTGGAAGCTCTTTAGCCGCATCGCCATCCCGGGCGTCATCGGCGGCTGTACAGGAGCCTATTTGCTTGCCAGCATTCATACAGAGGCCGCACGACCGTTGGTTATGCTGTACCTGACCGTGATCGGTTTCTACCTTTTCTACAAGGCATTGACCTTTTCGCAGGAACATAAAACCCGCGACCCCAAGGTTACCGTACCTCTTGGCTTGATTGGCGGTTTCCTCGATGCTTCGGGTGGAGGCGGCTGGGGTCCGGTCGTTACGTCCAATCTGCTGATTCAAGGGACTGATCCGCGCAAGACCATCGGAACGGTGAACACGGCCGAATTCTGCCTGACATTCGCCATTTCGATGACGTTCATCATGACCATCGGCCTTCAAGCCTTCACAGTTGTGACGGGTGGTCTGTTGATTGGTGGTTTGCTCGCTGCACCACTGGGGGCTTATGTCGCCAAGCGCATTGAACCACGCCGCTTGCTTTTCGCCGTCAGCATTGTCCTGATCGCAACGAGCATGTTCAGCCTGTACAAGGCGCTCAGCTAG
- a CDS encoding SDR family oxidoreductase — translation MPIPSDIDRRTLLGGVVAVTAATTISASSDAQSATLSLKGKSILITGSSSGFGYDGALHYARAGAKVIASMRNLPRAEADTLKAAAAKEKLDISIIEIDVTSDEQVTKGVAEAERLAGGALDVLINNAGVGYAGPIELQDMEATKLIFDTNVYGPHRMARAVLPAMRKAKRGLIFNISSQLGRVIVPSAGHYSPTKFALEAMSEAMAYELVPHNIEVCVIQPGGYPTKVWVNRNVLAKELKGRITEDQAAAYPALVSRMGLEDGSGRSADPMDVPRAIGEIIAMPAGTRPLRKAVHPGPKPQEAINKVSAETQVAMLGNTPFGPWIKAVHD, via the coding sequence ATGCCTATTCCGTCCGATATTGATCGCAGAACTTTGCTTGGCGGTGTCGTGGCTGTTACTGCAGCAACCACCATCAGCGCATCATCGGATGCACAGAGCGCAACATTGAGCCTTAAAGGGAAATCCATCCTGATTACGGGCAGTTCGTCCGGCTTTGGTTATGACGGCGCTCTGCATTATGCGCGGGCTGGTGCGAAAGTGATTGCGTCGATGCGCAATCTTCCAAGGGCCGAGGCGGATACGCTGAAAGCGGCAGCGGCCAAGGAGAAGCTCGACATCAGTATCATCGAGATTGACGTGACTTCCGATGAACAGGTCACAAAAGGCGTTGCCGAGGCCGAACGCCTTGCCGGTGGTGCGCTTGATGTCCTTATCAATAATGCGGGTGTCGGTTATGCAGGCCCGATCGAGTTGCAGGATATGGAAGCGACGAAGCTAATCTTCGACACCAATGTCTACGGCCCGCATCGCATGGCGCGCGCCGTTTTACCGGCCATGCGCAAGGCCAAGCGCGGCTTGATCTTCAATATTTCGTCGCAACTTGGTCGCGTCATAGTCCCTTCCGCCGGACATTATTCGCCTACAAAATTTGCACTCGAAGCGATGAGCGAAGCGATGGCTTATGAACTGGTGCCTCACAATATCGAAGTCTGCGTGATCCAGCCGGGCGGCTACCCGACCAAAGTGTGGGTCAACCGCAACGTTCTGGCCAAAGAACTGAAAGGCCGCATTACAGAAGATCAAGCGGCTGCCTATCCCGCACTCGTATCACGCATGGGTCTGGAAGATGGATCGGGACGCAGTGCCGATCCGATGGACGTTCCGCGCGCCATTGGAGAAATCATCGCTATGCCAGCCGGAACCCGTCCGTTGCGCAAGGCGGTTCATCCAGGACCCAAGCCTCAAGAGGCGATCAACAAGGTATCAGCAGAAACACAGGTCGCGATGCTTGGCAACACACCGTTCGGACCCTGGATTAAAGCCGTTCACGACTGA
- a CDS encoding TraB/GumN family protein, with protein MSPKYKALLISAALTFSPACLAQNAPTEAPAAVEALDPVKAAPAVVKDVDPALWVVKDEDTTIYLFGTVHILKPNLSWFDEGVKQAFEGSDRLVLEMVEPTAAESQALFGKLAIDKSGKTLRSKMSDADRAIYETAMTKTGLPAEALDPFDPWAAAVTLSVISMQKQGFDINSGAEKQLTAAANAAKKPIGGVETMEFQLGVFDSMPESEQIRFLVETAKVVESPSNMMDKMVELWGTPDPDGLGQLMNEGLTSRALYDALLTRRNANWAKWIKAEMDKPGTTFMAVGAGHLAGPTSVQNLLPAYGLSAVRVAY; from the coding sequence ATGTCCCCCAAATATAAAGCACTACTGATCTCCGCGGCCCTCACATTCTCCCCGGCCTGCCTTGCGCAAAATGCGCCGACCGAAGCCCCGGCAGCCGTCGAAGCACTCGACCCCGTCAAAGCTGCACCTGCCGTCGTCAAAGATGTCGATCCCGCGCTTTGGGTTGTCAAAGACGAGGACACGACGATTTATCTGTTCGGCACCGTCCACATCCTGAAGCCCAATCTCAGCTGGTTTGACGAAGGCGTGAAGCAGGCGTTCGAAGGATCGGACCGGTTGGTGCTGGAGATGGTCGAGCCTACCGCGGCGGAAAGCCAGGCCCTCTTTGGCAAGCTTGCGATCGACAAAAGCGGCAAGACGCTGCGCTCCAAAATGAGCGATGCGGACCGGGCCATTTATGAAACCGCTATGACGAAAACAGGTCTCCCTGCCGAAGCACTCGATCCCTTTGATCCCTGGGCGGCGGCCGTCACACTCTCGGTAATCTCGATGCAGAAGCAAGGTTTCGACATAAACAGCGGCGCTGAAAAGCAGCTAACCGCCGCCGCAAATGCAGCGAAAAAGCCTATCGGCGGCGTTGAAACGATGGAGTTCCAACTGGGCGTCTTCGACAGCATGCCGGAAAGCGAGCAGATCCGCTTTCTCGTCGAGACCGCAAAGGTCGTCGAAAGCCCGTCCAATATGATGGACAAAATGGTCGAGCTTTGGGGTACCCCCGACCCCGATGGTCTGGGACAGCTTATGAACGAAGGCCTGACCAGCCGCGCGCTGTACGATGCGTTGCTGACGCGCCGTAACGCCAATTGGGCAAAATGGATCAAGGCCGAAATGGACAAGCCGGGCACGACCTTCATGGCCGTGGGTGCCGGACATCTGGCTGGCCCGACAAGTGTGCAAAATCTTCTGCCAGCCTATGGGCTTAGTGCGGTAAGAGTAGCTTATTAA
- a CDS encoding 50S ribosomal protein L25/general stress protein Ctc, which yields MSDQLTLSAETRDRAGKGASRELRRQNRIPAVIYGNKQDPELIHVEEKALVKLLMTGHFSNSVVEIDLGGKKQITIPKDVAFHPVSDRPTHVDFLRIVKGAKVDVEVPVVFVNEDASPGLKRGGVLNIVRHELELVCENDKIPDDIKIDVTGFDVGDSIHISHVKLPAGSESKITDRDFTIATIVAPSALKSSDGDTTVDGGAEA from the coding sequence ATGAGCGATCAGCTGACATTGTCGGCCGAGACGCGCGATCGGGCTGGCAAGGGAGCCTCCCGCGAATTGCGTCGTCAAAACCGGATTCCCGCCGTCATTTACGGCAACAAGCAAGACCCCGAACTCATCCATGTTGAGGAAAAGGCACTCGTCAAATTGTTGATGACCGGCCACTTCTCGAACAGCGTGGTCGAGATCGACCTTGGTGGTAAAAAGCAAATCACCATCCCGAAGGATGTTGCTTTCCATCCGGTTTCCGATCGCCCTACCCATGTTGACTTCCTGCGCATCGTCAAGGGCGCCAAGGTCGACGTGGAAGTGCCGGTTGTATTCGTCAACGAAGACGCATCGCCTGGTCTGAAGCGTGGCGGCGTTTTGAACATTGTTCGTCATGAGCTTGAGCTCGTGTGCGAAAACGACAAGATCCCTGACGACATCAAGATCGATGTTACCGGTTTCGACGTCGGCGATTCAATCCACATCAGCCATGTAAAGCTTCCCGCTGGTTCGGAGAGCAAGATCACCGACCGTGACTTCACGATCGCAACGATCGTTGCTCCGTCCGCACTCAAGTCGAGTGATGGCGACACCACCGTTGACGGTGGCGCTGAAGCTTAA
- a CDS encoding topology modulation protein, with protein sequence MQRLLVIGPCGAGKSTLSTVLGKKLDLPVFHMDQLNWRPGWIESSKDEIRARLADIVVTDRWLIDGNYGGTLAVRLEHADTIVYLDYPIRLCVLRLLRRIWKYRGQSRPDMTEGCPERFDLAFLFYLMRWNSGPRIRTETQLKGHEAKIIRLQSPQELDRWLDSL encoded by the coding sequence ATGCAGCGCCTGCTCGTGATCGGTCCCTGTGGCGCGGGTAAATCTACGCTATCCACAGTGCTCGGCAAAAAACTTGATTTGCCGGTATTTCACATGGACCAGCTCAACTGGCGTCCGGGCTGGATAGAAAGCAGCAAGGATGAAATTCGCGCCAGACTCGCGGACATCGTGGTCACTGACCGCTGGCTGATTGACGGCAATTACGGCGGCACGTTGGCGGTACGGCTCGAGCACGCCGATACCATTGTTTATCTCGACTATCCGATCCGCCTTTGCGTCCTGCGCCTGTTGCGGCGGATCTGGAAATATCGGGGGCAAAGCCGTCCCGACATGACTGAAGGCTGCCCCGAACGGTTCGATCTGGCATTTCTGTTCTATCTGATGCGCTGGAACAGCGGCCCCCGCATCCGGACAGAGACGCAGTTAAAGGGCCATGAGGCAAAGATCATCCGTCTTCAGTCCCCCCAAGAATTGGACCGCTGGTTGGACTCGCTTTAA
- a CDS encoding TonB-dependent receptor domain-containing protein — protein MKFTKSISLLAATCLTFPAFAQETPASAEPQAEEAAAIIVTGSRIKRDPTDSSLPLQIINTEELSREGINSPEQLISYLSSNGNGADNLASNADVTSGAQRGTNGLSAANLRGQGSASTLVLLNGRRVAAHGLTGSAVDVNQIPIAALERVEVLKDGASAIYGTDAIGGVINFITKTNFQGLTLNAFTDITEAGGGNIYRLSATGGYGDLDEQGFNIMGAISRSVNNVLNGSDRSFVNGNQPNRGLSIDTRGTPIATAFPTGANAIFAPTGSLLSGVTLLEAGATVPATGGINILDLPGGAGCASVDGGLAYDEQLWAIPSARFACAWDTGRAAVLQQPLNTLTYYGRATVKAGDHQFFAEITGSDADSAKRFSNNQYSGNATTLPLYYPLNPTTAATYNDVYNRLVAVFPQIAANYGRPISYRWRCIACGTREYETNTKTLRAALGAEGPLFGDWDYRAGASYARSESSSVLGDGYHYRGTFSSAAAAAASGVPGAVSGGIDPRAPTAPGATRPGIVGLLNSGILNPFSVTQSAAALAGLNAISAKGVTLYGGKYEVKQLDASISGSLFELPGGSVQVALGVDYRRETYSFNGSPAAVTGTPDIFNVAFDNINALTPKNRDVKAAYAEVLFPIFDMLEVTGAVRLDDYTGFGSTINPKISAKFRPFDWFMVRGSYNTGFRVPAFNQIFNGVTQSPNPGNTLVDPTTCPTGTVSLLPGCAAITPDTLTGGNLNLGPETSEQYSVGVVLQPSSRFSASVDFWSIAVDDTIGALTLRQLLDNIAFFPDRVIRTNGIITLIDLRADNIGSRRTEGLEVSLRGGTDLAGGVLTAGLDGTYLLKKREKFLPSAPFGPSLIGVFTFAGDLGLKWKHNAFLTYTKDDLTFSISQIYRDGYKNQALPGIANGTVTRPDFNPRVKPYITYNTSISLDIQEQFRLTLGVKNLFDKDPPFAITYDSNTGAGSSWEPRVADPRGRSFTLAVETKF, from the coding sequence ATGAAGTTCACTAAATCGATTTCGTTACTCGCCGCGACATGCCTGACATTTCCTGCATTTGCCCAAGAAACGCCAGCATCGGCCGAGCCGCAGGCGGAAGAGGCAGCCGCCATCATCGTGACCGGTTCGCGCATCAAGCGTGATCCCACCGACAGCTCGCTGCCGCTACAGATCATAAATACCGAAGAATTGTCCCGCGAAGGTATCAATAGCCCGGAACAGCTTATCTCCTACCTGTCTTCAAACGGAAATGGTGCCGACAATCTCGCGTCCAACGCGGATGTTACAAGCGGCGCGCAACGCGGTACGAACGGTTTGTCTGCGGCCAACCTGCGCGGGCAGGGATCGGCATCGACTCTTGTGCTTTTGAATGGCCGCCGTGTTGCTGCGCACGGACTTACAGGGTCGGCGGTCGACGTGAACCAGATCCCCATCGCGGCTTTGGAACGGGTTGAAGTTCTGAAAGACGGGGCGTCGGCCATTTATGGAACGGACGCCATCGGCGGGGTTATCAACTTCATCACCAAAACCAATTTCCAGGGCCTTACGCTCAATGCGTTCACGGATATTACAGAAGCGGGCGGCGGGAATATCTACCGGCTTTCAGCGACTGGCGGTTATGGCGACCTCGACGAGCAGGGCTTTAACATCATGGGCGCGATCAGCCGCAGCGTGAACAATGTGCTCAACGGATCGGATCGTTCCTTTGTAAATGGTAATCAGCCCAATCGCGGCCTGTCGATCGACACGCGTGGTACACCCATCGCCACGGCCTTTCCAACGGGTGCCAATGCCATCTTCGCGCCTACCGGTTCGCTGTTGAGCGGGGTAACGCTGTTGGAGGCGGGAGCCACTGTGCCGGCAACTGGCGGTATCAACATCCTGGATTTGCCGGGTGGTGCAGGATGCGCATCGGTCGACGGCGGGTTGGCGTATGACGAACAATTGTGGGCTATTCCTTCCGCCCGTTTCGCGTGCGCGTGGGATACGGGCCGTGCCGCAGTGCTGCAACAGCCGCTCAACACGCTGACCTATTATGGCCGTGCTACCGTCAAGGCTGGCGATCACCAGTTCTTTGCGGAAATTACCGGTTCGGATGCGGATTCGGCCAAGCGTTTTTCGAACAACCAATATTCGGGCAATGCCACCACATTGCCGCTCTATTACCCTCTAAATCCGACGACAGCAGCGACATATAATGATGTCTATAACCGCTTGGTCGCTGTTTTCCCTCAGATTGCTGCAAATTACGGCAGGCCGATTTCCTATCGCTGGCGCTGCATTGCGTGCGGAACGCGCGAGTATGAAACAAACACCAAAACCTTGCGTGCCGCACTTGGTGCCGAAGGTCCGCTTTTCGGTGACTGGGATTATCGCGCAGGGGCATCCTATGCCCGAAGCGAATCCTCATCTGTGCTGGGCGATGGCTATCACTATCGTGGCACTTTCTCATCGGCGGCTGCCGCTGCAGCCTCCGGTGTACCAGGCGCAGTATCGGGCGGCATCGATCCACGCGCGCCCACTGCACCAGGTGCCACACGTCCGGGCATTGTGGGCCTCCTCAACAGCGGCATTCTCAATCCGTTTTCGGTCACACAGTCGGCCGCCGCGCTTGCCGGTCTGAATGCAATTTCGGCGAAGGGCGTCACGCTTTACGGCGGCAAATATGAGGTGAAGCAACTCGACGCGTCGATTTCCGGGTCGCTGTTCGAACTGCCGGGCGGATCGGTGCAGGTTGCCCTTGGTGTCGACTATCGGCGGGAGACCTATAGCTTTAATGGATCGCCCGCGGCCGTCACCGGCACACCGGATATCTTCAATGTGGCATTCGACAACATCAACGCGTTGACGCCGAAAAACCGCGATGTGAAGGCGGCCTATGCCGAAGTCCTTTTCCCCATATTCGATATGCTGGAAGTGACAGGGGCTGTTCGTCTGGACGATTATACCGGCTTCGGCTCGACGATTAACCCGAAGATTTCGGCCAAGTTCCGGCCCTTCGACTGGTTCATGGTTCGCGGTTCGTACAACACCGGTTTCCGCGTTCCTGCATTCAACCAGATTTTCAATGGCGTGACCCAGTCACCCAATCCGGGCAATACGCTGGTCGATCCGACCACATGTCCCACAGGCACGGTCAGCCTCCTTCCCGGATGCGCAGCGATCACGCCGGACACATTGACCGGCGGCAACCTGAATCTGGGGCCTGAAACATCCGAGCAATATAGCGTGGGCGTCGTTCTCCAGCCGTCCAGCCGATTTAGCGCGTCGGTCGATTTCTGGTCGATTGCGGTAGATGACACGATCGGCGCGCTGACCTTGCGCCAGTTACTGGACAATATCGCCTTCTTCCCGGACCGGGTCATTCGGACCAATGGTATTATTACCCTGATCGACTTGCGCGCCGACAATATCGGTTCGCGCCGGACAGAAGGTCTTGAAGTCTCCTTGCGCGGGGGTACCGATTTGGCAGGTGGCGTACTCACCGCCGGTCTGGATGGTACCTATTTGCTGAAAAAGCGGGAAAAGTTCCTGCCGTCGGCACCTTTTGGCCCAAGCCTGATTGGCGTGTTTACCTTCGCCGGTGATTTGGGGCTGAAGTGGAAGCATAATGCCTTCCTGACCTATACCAAGGATGACCTGACGTTCAGCATCTCGCAAATCTATCGGGATGGATATAAGAACCAGGCCTTGCCGGGGATTGCAAATGGCACGGTGACACGCCCGGATTTCAACCCGCGTGTGAAACCCTATATCACCTACAACACCTCGATCAGCCTTGATATCCAGGAACAGTTCCGGCTGACATTGGGCGTCAAAAACCTGTTCGACAAGGATCCGCCATTTGCGATTACCTACGACAGTAACACAGGTGCGGGCAGCAGCTGGGAGCCGCGCGTGGCCGACCCTCGTGGACGCTCGTTCACCTTGGCGGTTGAAACAAAGTTCTAA